From the genome of Triticum aestivum cultivar Chinese Spring chromosome 3B, IWGSC CS RefSeq v2.1, whole genome shotgun sequence, one region includes:
- the LOC123065011 gene encoding uncharacterized protein, whose translation MRFSIISTPPPTHSARVSCGATTTCPWCCGCTASSPRSSWTSWRPRTAPPTTSGPSSTSSSWTISRAAPSSSANLVQGDLSVAEYSRRLKSLADALEDVGEHISDQALTLQLIRGLNRKFQIMATRLPMQSPFPSFVQARSRLLMEEISANERARLDGRPELPAAALTIGHAPSGGPSPSPDRGSGSDSANKSKGPAASSPGDRGSGSRGRGRGRGRGRGAQSSGGAPAGRSAAPAGPHPPTGFFAPYGALLPGLPAPRAPWAAPNAAGVLGPRPPAPHQAYPLHSTPSSGPTWEQYNQLYAALQGLSMQQQHAGGTPDWFLDTGATSHVAGPSHGEANHEVQ comes from the exons ATGAGGTTCAGCATCATCTCGACGCCGCCACCGACCCACTCGGCCAGAGTGTCGTGTGGTGCAACGACGACCTGTCCATGGTGTTGTGGATGCACGGCGTCGTCGCCGAGGAGCTCCTGGACGTCGTGGCGTCCCCGGACAGCACCGCCTACGACATCTGGTCCCAGCTCCACGTCCTCTTCATGGACAATCAGCCGGGCCGCGCCGTCGTCCTCGGCGAACCTCGTCCAGGGCGACCTCTCCGTCGCCGAATACAGCAGGAGGCTCAAGTCCCTGGCCGACGCTCTCGAGGACGTCGGCGAGCACATCTCCGATCAGGCCCTCACGCTCCAGCTCATCCGCGGCCTCAACCGCAAGTTTCAGATCATGGCGACGCGCCTCCCGATGcagtcgccgttcccctccttcgTGCAGGCCCGCTCTCGTCTCCTCATGGAGGAGATCTCTGCCAACGAGCGGGCTAGGCTGGACGGCCGTCCGGAACTCCCCGCCGCTGCACTCACCATCGGGCACGCCCCGAGTGGCGGCCCCTCTCCCTCCCCTGATCGCGGATCAGGCAGCGACTCCGCCAACAAGAGCAAGGGCCCCGCTGCATCTTCCCCGGGCGACAGGGGCAGTGGCTCGCGCGGGCGTGGGCGCGGTCGTGGCCGTGGCCGCGGCGCCCAGTCATCTGGTGGCGCTCCCGCTGGACGCAGCGCCGCTCCAGCAGGGCCGCATCCCCCGACTGGCTTCTTCGCTCCATACGGCGCCCTCCTCCCCGGCCTACCTGCACCACGGGCCCCTTGGGCTGCGCCGAACGCCGCCGGCGTCCTAGGCCCACGTCCTCCTGCACCGCATCAGGCCTACCCCCTGCACTCGACGCCTTCGAGCGGGCCTACCTGGGAGCAGTACAATCAGTTGTACGCCGCTCTCCAAGGCCTCTCCATGCAGCAGCAGCACGCCGGCGGCACCCCGGATTGGTTCCTCGACACGGGCGCCACGTCGCACGTCGCTG GACCTAGCCATGGGGAAGCTAATCATGAGGTCCAATAG